The Psychromonas sp. MME1 genome window below encodes:
- the yfbV gene encoding terminus macrodomain insulation protein YfbV — translation MFFDIVRQGDNYLQNWPKQRVLNCLFIDSKVAYYTRLSMAIMPAFLVLALLLAVIYPNFFNWPMLMTYLFFILGLPIQGLYWLGKRSQLFLPPQLLSWYAEIQSKLQGRRHTESTSGHQPRYMDLALLLSKAFKLGGDNFLQQNELI, via the coding sequence TTGTTTTTTGATATAGTTAGACAAGGCGATAATTATTTACAAAATTGGCCAAAACAAAGGGTGCTTAATTGTTTATTCATTGACAGTAAAGTAGCTTATTATACTCGACTATCTATGGCAATTATGCCCGCTTTTCTGGTATTAGCTCTATTGTTAGCTGTTATCTACCCTAACTTTTTTAATTGGCCAATGTTGATGACTTATCTTTTCTTCATTTTAGGGTTGCCGATACAAGGTTTATATTGGTTAGGCAAACGGTCACAACTATTCTTACCACCACAGTTGCTTTCGTGGTATGCCGAGATCCAGAGTAAATTACAGGGGCGTAGACATACCGAGAGTACTTCTGGGCATCAGCCACGTTATATGGATTTAGCTTTACTATTAAGTAAAGCATTTAAGTTGGGTGGGGATAATTTTTTGCAGCAGAATGAACTAATTTAA
- a CDS encoding acetate kinase → MINKLVLVLNCGSSSLKFAVINAGNGDEIISGIAECFYLPDARIKWKIDGKKEAASLSANSAHSAAISYIVEEIINKEAGLAEKFVAIGHRIVHGGEKFTQSVIIDDCVLEGIEKCASLAPLHNPAHILGIKAAQRAFPTLPQVAVFDTAFHQTMPNKAFMYALPYNLYKEKGIRRYGMHGTSHLFVSQEAAKLLNKPINELNVISAHLGNGASVTAIKNGKSVDTSMGMTPLEGLVMGTRCGDIDPSIIEHLVTREGYSLTGVMDMLQKQSGLLGISGLSSDFRDITEHSEEGHSGAILALEMFCYRLAKYIASFAVPLGRIDAIIFTGGIGENASIVRTKVLEQLAIFGYQIDTEKNKETILGKQGIITQEGSPLVLVIPTNEEWVIAQDSARLVSI, encoded by the coding sequence ATGATTAATAAACTTGTACTTGTTCTTAACTGCGGTAGTTCATCCCTTAAATTTGCTGTAATAAATGCCGGAAATGGTGATGAAATCATCAGCGGCATTGCAGAATGCTTTTATCTCCCAGATGCACGCATCAAATGGAAAATTGATGGTAAAAAAGAAGCCGCTAGTCTGTCAGCAAATAGCGCTCATTCAGCAGCAATATCTTATATTGTTGAAGAAATCATTAACAAAGAAGCGGGACTCGCAGAAAAATTTGTCGCCATTGGACACCGAATCGTTCATGGTGGAGAGAAGTTTACCCAATCAGTGATCATTGATGATTGTGTTCTTGAAGGTATCGAAAAATGTGCCTCTCTTGCTCCATTACATAATCCTGCGCATATTTTAGGTATCAAAGCAGCACAGCGTGCTTTTCCAACGCTTCCACAGGTGGCTGTTTTTGACACCGCTTTTCACCAAACAATGCCTAATAAAGCCTTTATGTATGCCCTACCTTATAACCTCTATAAAGAAAAAGGTATCCGTCGTTATGGGATGCATGGTACAAGCCATTTATTTGTCAGCCAAGAAGCCGCAAAACTACTTAACAAACCAATTAACGAACTTAACGTAATTTCAGCTCATTTAGGTAATGGCGCGTCAGTTACCGCAATCAAAAATGGTAAAAGTGTAGACACAAGCATGGGAATGACACCCCTTGAAGGATTAGTAATGGGGACGCGCTGTGGTGATATTGATCCAAGCATTATTGAACATTTAGTCACCCGCGAAGGATATAGCTTAACTGGTGTTATGGATATGCTTCAAAAACAGAGTGGCTTATTAGGTATTTCAGGTTTATCAAGCGATTTTAGAGATATAACAGAGCACAGTGAAGAAGGCCACTCTGGCGCCATTCTAGCCTTAGAGATGTTTTGTTACCGATTAGCAAAATACATTGCTTCATTTGCAGTCCCGTTAGGTCGTATTGATGCTATTATATTCACCGGTGGCATTGGTGAAAATGCATCAATCGTACGTACAAAAGTGCTAGAACAACTTGCTATTTTCGGTTACCAAATTGATACTGAAAAAAATAAAGAAACAATCTTAGGCAAACAAGGAATTATTACACAAGAAGGCTCTCCTCTTGTGCTAGTTATCCCAACCAATGAAGAGTGGGTGATTGCACAAGATTCAGCTAGACTTGTCTCTATTTAA